Proteins co-encoded in one Prescottella sp. R16 genomic window:
- a CDS encoding nucleoside deaminase: MEPHLTDTDLHHLRRCVVLATEALDAGDEPFGCVLALADGTAVAEDRNRVAGGDHTRHPEFELARWAAEHLTPEQRATATVYTSGEHCPMCAAAHAWVGLGRIVYVTSTEQLVTWLAELQVPPAPVRPLPIRDVAPGIDVAGPVPELVDQVHDLHRRLHARR, translated from the coding sequence ATGGAACCCCACCTGACCGACACCGACCTGCACCATCTGCGGCGCTGTGTCGTCCTCGCGACCGAGGCCCTCGACGCCGGGGACGAGCCGTTCGGCTGCGTCCTCGCCCTCGCCGACGGCACCGCGGTCGCCGAGGACCGCAACCGGGTCGCCGGCGGCGACCACACCCGGCATCCCGAGTTCGAACTGGCCCGTTGGGCGGCCGAGCATCTCACCCCCGAACAGCGCGCCACCGCCACCGTCTACACGTCGGGGGAACACTGCCCGATGTGCGCGGCCGCCCACGCCTGGGTGGGGCTCGGCCGCATCGTCTACGTGACGTCCACCGAACAGCTCGTCACCTGGCTCGCCGAACTGCAGGTGCCCCCGGCGCCGGTGCGGCCCCTGCCGATCCGGGACGTCGCCCCCGGCATCGACGTCGCCGGCCCGGTCCCGGAACTCGTCGACCAGGTCCACGACCTGCACCGGCGGCTGCACGCCCGCCGCTGA
- the ftsW gene encoding putative lipid II flippase FtsW translates to MKDRSGMGGPRGTASSRGRFGVWAGRPLFDFHVILAVTALLVAFGLTMVLSSSSVESFVTSGSPYARFLPQAMYAAIGVVAFVAIVRVSTRTIRRWAPWLLGIAGVLLVLVLIPGIGVEQMGARSWFVVAGVSFQPSEFAKVALVIWCAHLIATYLSAGADVNTALKPLALVSTLVMALVVLQRDLGTMITIGIIVMSVLWFGGFRARYVTAITVTGVVASVILGLTAGYRSDRIKAFMNPDLDPQGLNYQTIQAKYALANGGVFGTGLGQSDAKWSYLPQSHNDFIFAVVGEELGFVGALLLIALFAIVLLVGMRISQRSTDPFLRILTAAATTWIVLQAFINVAYVVGLVPVTGLQLPLISAGGTSMVTTMMMFGFIAHAALREPEALVSLQGGGGRWMRTVFGRPTAASVAPRRPRPGTGTPRRPAPAARAARADVRQRADRPRQERQRPTAGAGRARR, encoded by the coding sequence ATGAAGGATCGGTCTGGGATGGGTGGGCCACGGGGGACGGCGTCGTCGCGGGGCAGGTTCGGGGTGTGGGCGGGGCGACCACTGTTCGATTTCCACGTGATCCTCGCCGTGACCGCACTGCTGGTGGCGTTCGGGCTGACGATGGTGCTGTCGTCGTCGAGTGTCGAGTCGTTCGTGACGTCGGGATCCCCGTATGCGCGGTTCCTGCCGCAGGCGATGTACGCGGCGATCGGTGTCGTCGCGTTCGTGGCGATCGTGCGGGTGAGCACCCGGACGATCCGCCGGTGGGCGCCGTGGCTCCTCGGGATCGCCGGGGTGCTGCTGGTACTCGTGCTCATCCCGGGGATCGGTGTGGAACAGATGGGTGCCCGCAGCTGGTTCGTCGTCGCCGGGGTGTCGTTCCAGCCGTCGGAGTTCGCGAAGGTCGCGTTGGTGATCTGGTGTGCGCACCTGATCGCGACGTACCTGTCGGCCGGCGCCGACGTGAACACCGCGCTCAAACCGTTGGCGTTGGTGAGCACACTCGTGATGGCGCTGGTGGTGCTGCAGCGGGACCTGGGCACGATGATCACGATCGGCATCATCGTGATGTCGGTGCTGTGGTTCGGCGGGTTCCGGGCCCGCTACGTCACGGCGATCACCGTCACCGGTGTCGTGGCGTCGGTGATCCTCGGCCTCACGGCCGGCTACCGGTCGGACCGGATCAAGGCGTTCATGAACCCGGACCTGGATCCGCAGGGCCTGAACTATCAGACGATCCAGGCGAAGTATGCGCTCGCGAACGGCGGCGTGTTCGGCACCGGCCTCGGACAGTCCGACGCCAAGTGGAGTTATCTGCCGCAGTCGCACAACGACTTCATCTTCGCCGTGGTCGGGGAGGAGCTCGGATTCGTCGGTGCGCTGCTGCTGATCGCCCTGTTCGCGATCGTGCTGCTGGTCGGGATGCGGATCTCCCAGCGGTCCACCGACCCGTTCCTGCGGATCCTCACCGCCGCCGCGACCACCTGGATCGTGTTGCAGGCGTTCATCAACGTCGCCTACGTCGTCGGCCTGGTACCGGTGACGGGCCTGCAGCTGCCGTTGATCTCCGCCGGCGGCACGTCGATGGTGACCACGATGATGATGTTCGGGTTCATCGCGCACGCGGCGCTGCGGGAACCGGAAGCCCTGGTATCCCTCCAGGGCGGCGGCGGCCGATGGATGCGCACGGTGTTCGGGCGACCGACCGCGGCATCCGTCGCCCCCCGACGCCCCCGCCCCGGGACGGGCACGCCCCGCCGACCCGCCCCGGCCGCACGGGCCGCGCGCGCCGATGTCCGGCAGCGCGCCGATCGCCCCCGGCAGGAGCGACAGCGTCCGACAGCCGGTGCCGGACGCGCCCGGCGCTGA
- a CDS encoding DEAD/DEAH box helicase, with protein MPDSSVPSFAQLGLPVPLVHALGRGKITTPFPIQVATIPDILAGRDVLGRGPTGSGKTLAFGLPMLVRLTGGASRPGRPRAVVLVPTRELAQQIESALDEPALALGLRMVSLVGGMPLKAQAFRLARGVDVVIATPGRLVDHLGKGTVTLDDVRITAVDEADHMAELGFLPQVTQVLDRTPVAAQRLLFSATLDGEVDTLVATYLHDPVTHATAEAVAAVDTMTHHVLQVPRHIKWDIVARIAARKGRTLLFVRTKAGVDRLTDELRAVGVCARGLHGDKPQAQRTRILAEFTGGTIPVLVATDVAARGIHVDDVSLVVHVDPPTEPKAYLHRAGRTARAGDSGTVVTIVTEDERGPAAKVMRAAGVDAAVLPVGGGDRRWESVTGARQPSGTPVAEPTPPKPVEAPESGRRFRGRGEPQQRQHRRPTGSGRGRRRGGAH; from the coding sequence ATGCCCGACAGTTCCGTTCCCTCGTTCGCGCAGCTCGGGCTGCCGGTGCCGCTGGTCCACGCCCTGGGCCGGGGCAAGATCACGACGCCGTTCCCGATCCAGGTGGCCACGATCCCGGACATCCTGGCGGGGCGGGACGTGCTGGGCCGGGGCCCGACGGGGTCGGGGAAGACGCTGGCGTTCGGGTTGCCGATGCTGGTGCGGTTGACCGGTGGGGCGTCCCGGCCGGGGCGGCCGCGGGCGGTGGTGCTGGTACCGACGCGGGAGCTGGCGCAGCAGATCGAGTCGGCGCTCGACGAGCCGGCGCTGGCGCTGGGGTTGCGGATGGTGTCCCTGGTCGGCGGAATGCCACTCAAGGCGCAGGCGTTCCGGCTCGCCCGGGGGGTGGACGTGGTGATCGCGACCCCGGGCCGGCTGGTGGACCATCTCGGCAAGGGCACCGTCACCCTCGACGACGTGCGGATCACCGCGGTCGACGAGGCCGATCACATGGCGGAGCTGGGGTTCCTGCCGCAGGTCACCCAGGTCCTCGACCGCACTCCGGTGGCGGCGCAGCGGCTGTTGTTCTCGGCGACCCTCGACGGGGAGGTCGACACCCTCGTCGCGACCTATCTGCACGACCCGGTCACCCATGCCACCGCCGAGGCCGTCGCCGCCGTCGACACCATGACCCATCACGTGCTGCAGGTGCCGCGGCACATCAAGTGGGACATCGTCGCCCGCATCGCCGCCCGCAAGGGCCGGACACTGTTGTTCGTGCGCACCAAGGCCGGGGTGGACCGGCTCACCGACGAGTTGCGGGCGGTCGGGGTGTGTGCCCGCGGCCTGCACGGCGACAAGCCGCAGGCCCAGCGCACCCGGATCCTCGCCGAGTTCACCGGCGGCACGATCCCCGTCCTGGTCGCCACCGATGTGGCGGCCCGCGGCATCCACGTCGACGACGTGTCCCTCGTGGTGCACGTCGATCCGCCGACCGAACCGAAGGCGTACCTGCACCGGGCGGGCCGCACCGCCCGCGCCGGGGACAGCGGCACCGTCGTCACGATCGTCACCGAGGACGAGCGCGGTCCGGCCGCGAAGGTGATGCGGGCCGCGGGCGTCGACGCCGCGGTCCTGCCGGTCGGCGGTGGGGACCGGCGGTGGGAGTCGGTGACCGGGGCGCGGCAGCCGTCCGGCACCCCCGTCGCCGAACCGACTCCCCCGAAGCCGGTCGAGGCGCCGGAGTCGGGCCGCCGGTTCCGGGGCCGCGGCGAACCGCAGCAGCGGCAGCATCGCCGGCCCACCGGTTCCGGTCGCGGACGCCGCCGCGGCGGAGCACACTGA
- a CDS encoding DMT family transporter has product MSGPPVAAIGCALAAALLFACASVAQQSAAATVPHGRSLIGSLVRSPRWWAGVAGDGGGYLLQVVALALGSVLVVQPLLVSMLLFALPLSARFSGHRTTRRAWLSAGALTVSLTVFLIVGDPTEGAVDAPWAQWALPLTVVVVVLAAVTVAGLSPRLDAGGRALLLGAAAGGLYGVAVAFTKYVTGLVEHGVGAVAGAWQTYALLAAGAAGVYLQQRAFQVGPLPASLPAITIAEPVVAIVLGTTVLGERLRTSGGGVVVVAAAGVVMVAATIALSREQAPRRDGAGNAGTVSPVTRNT; this is encoded by the coding sequence ATGTCGGGTCCGCCGGTCGCCGCGATCGGGTGCGCGCTGGCCGCTGCCCTGTTGTTCGCGTGTGCGTCGGTGGCGCAGCAGAGTGCGGCGGCCACGGTCCCGCACGGCCGGTCGCTGATCGGGTCCCTGGTCCGCAGCCCCCGCTGGTGGGCGGGGGTGGCCGGGGACGGCGGCGGCTATCTGCTGCAGGTCGTCGCCCTCGCCCTCGGGTCGGTGCTGGTGGTGCAGCCGCTGCTGGTGTCGATGCTGCTGTTCGCGTTGCCGTTGTCGGCCCGGTTCTCCGGCCACCGGACGACGCGGCGGGCGTGGCTGTCGGCGGGCGCGTTGACCGTGTCGCTGACGGTGTTCCTGATCGTCGGCGACCCCACCGAGGGTGCGGTGGACGCCCCGTGGGCGCAGTGGGCGCTGCCGCTGACTGTCGTCGTGGTGGTGCTCGCCGCCGTCACCGTCGCCGGTCTGTCGCCGCGGCTGGACGCCGGTGGCCGGGCGCTGCTGCTCGGGGCCGCGGCCGGTGGCCTGTACGGGGTGGCGGTGGCGTTCACCAAGTACGTGACCGGTCTCGTCGAGCACGGGGTCGGCGCGGTCGCCGGGGCGTGGCAGACGTACGCGCTGCTCGCGGCCGGGGCGGCCGGGGTGTATCTGCAGCAGCGGGCGTTCCAGGTGGGGCCGCTGCCGGCGTCGCTGCCGGCGATCACGATCGCCGAACCCGTCGTCGCGATCGTGCTGGGCACGACGGTCCTGGGGGAACGCCTGCGGACGTCCGGCGGCGGGGTCGTGGTGGTGGCTGCGGCGGGGGTGGTGATGGTGGCGGCGACGATCGCGCTGTCCCGGGAGCAGGCGCCCCGACGGGACGGTGCCGGGAATGCCGGGACCGTCTCCCCCGTTACCCGGAACACATAG
- a CDS encoding pirin family protein encodes MSASPRTGQLFRLGTPWPGLDPFLFAVHHVDHYPAGRDDLTPAVDVSDRPLGRDFGHPSGWNMYHGTTVPGFPAHPHRGFETVTVLRRGIVDHADSTGASARYGAGDVQWVTAGGGVSHSEMFPMLHTDRDNDFELYQIWLNLPARSKSAAAEFTMLWSEDIPEVVTDGARVRVIAGRFGDAAAPAPPTNSWASEPDTDVAIWLIDLDADTTLDLPAAGNAHRVLYVHGDDAHVTVDGTAVPAGYGWAPGDAGPSTLHADRPSTVLVLQGAPIGEPVAAQGPFVMNTDTEIAAAYDDYRRTGFGGWPWPTQDPVHPRDAGRFARHGDGRIERPGRDGDTRG; translated from the coding sequence GTGAGTGCATCGCCCCGCACCGGTCAGCTGTTCCGGCTCGGCACCCCGTGGCCGGGACTCGACCCGTTCCTGTTCGCCGTCCACCACGTCGACCACTATCCCGCCGGACGCGACGACCTGACCCCGGCCGTCGACGTCTCCGATCGGCCGCTGGGCCGCGACTTCGGGCATCCGTCGGGCTGGAACATGTACCACGGCACCACCGTTCCCGGGTTCCCCGCACACCCGCACCGCGGTTTCGAGACCGTCACGGTGCTGCGCCGCGGCATCGTCGACCACGCCGACTCCACCGGGGCGTCCGCCCGCTACGGCGCCGGGGACGTGCAGTGGGTGACCGCGGGCGGCGGCGTCAGCCATTCGGAGATGTTCCCGATGCTGCACACCGACCGCGACAACGACTTCGAGCTCTACCAGATCTGGCTGAACCTGCCCGCCCGCAGCAAGTCCGCGGCCGCCGAGTTCACGATGCTCTGGAGCGAGGACATTCCCGAGGTGGTCACCGACGGCGCCCGGGTGCGGGTGATCGCCGGCCGGTTCGGCGACGCCGCCGCCCCTGCACCGCCGACGAACTCGTGGGCGTCCGAACCCGACACCGACGTCGCGATCTGGCTGATCGACCTCGACGCCGACACGACCCTCGACCTGCCGGCCGCCGGGAACGCCCACCGGGTGCTCTACGTGCACGGCGACGACGCACACGTCACGGTCGACGGAACCGCGGTACCGGCCGGGTACGGCTGGGCCCCCGGGGACGCCGGCCCGTCGACGCTGCACGCGGACCGTCCGTCGACGGTCCTGGTGCTGCAGGGCGCCCCGATCGGCGAGCCGGTGGCCGCGCAGGGCCCGTTCGTGATGAACACCGACACCGAGATCGCGGCCGCGTACGACGACTACCGGCGCACCGGGTTCGGCGGCTGGCCGTGGCCGACGCAGGACCCGGTGCATCCCCGCGACGCCGGACGGTTCGCCCGCCACGGCGACGGCCGGATCGAGCGTCCCGGCCGGGACGGGGACACGCGCGGCTGA
- a CDS encoding GuaB1 family IMP dehydrogenase-related protein produces MQFLPGHRPPYDLTYDDVFLVPNRTEVASRFDVDLATADGSGTTIPIVVANMTAVAGRRMAETVARRGGLVVIPQDVPTAAVAETVAFVKSRHPVADTPITLDADDAVADALTLLPKRAHRAAVVVEDGRPVGVLTEAACTDVDRFTRVGAVAVRDFATAPVTASPREVFALLEARHDPLAVIVDDAGRLAGVLTRTGAIRAGIYRPAVDGGGRLRVAAAVGVGGDVAAKAAALADAGADVLVLDTAHGHQQRMIDAVRAVAALGLGVPLVAGNVVSATGTRDLLDAGATIVKVGVGPGAMCTTRMMTGVGRPQFSAVAECAAAARELGGHVWADGGVRHPRDVALALAAGASNVMVGSWFAGTHESPGELRVDADGHRYKESFGMASKRAVAARTASDTAFDRARKALFEEGISASRMRLDPDRPGVEDLLDHICSGVRSTCTYAGARTLDELHDKAVVGVQSAAGFAEGRPLPTGW; encoded by the coding sequence GTGCAGTTCCTTCCCGGACATCGCCCGCCCTACGACCTGACGTACGACGACGTGTTCCTGGTCCCGAACCGGACGGAGGTGGCGTCCCGGTTCGACGTGGACCTGGCCACCGCGGACGGGTCGGGGACCACGATCCCGATCGTGGTGGCGAACATGACCGCGGTCGCCGGGCGCCGGATGGCGGAGACGGTGGCCCGCCGCGGCGGGCTCGTGGTGATCCCGCAGGACGTGCCCACGGCGGCGGTCGCGGAGACGGTCGCGTTCGTCAAGAGCCGGCATCCGGTGGCCGACACCCCGATCACCCTCGACGCCGACGACGCGGTCGCCGACGCGTTGACGTTGCTGCCGAAGCGGGCGCACCGGGCGGCGGTCGTCGTCGAGGACGGGCGCCCGGTCGGGGTGCTCACCGAGGCGGCGTGCACGGATGTGGACCGGTTCACCCGGGTCGGCGCGGTGGCGGTGCGCGACTTCGCGACGGCCCCGGTGACGGCGTCGCCGCGGGAGGTGTTCGCCCTGCTCGAGGCCCGGCACGATCCGCTCGCGGTGATCGTCGACGACGCCGGACGGCTGGCCGGGGTCCTCACCCGCACCGGCGCGATCCGGGCCGGGATCTACCGGCCGGCGGTCGACGGCGGCGGCCGGTTGCGGGTCGCGGCCGCGGTCGGGGTCGGCGGGGACGTGGCGGCCAAGGCGGCGGCCCTCGCCGACGCCGGGGCGGACGTGCTGGTCCTCGACACCGCGCACGGCCACCAGCAGCGGATGATCGACGCGGTCCGCGCGGTCGCCGCCCTCGGTCTCGGGGTGCCGCTCGTCGCCGGGAACGTGGTGTCGGCCACCGGGACCCGCGATCTGCTCGACGCGGGCGCCACGATCGTCAAGGTCGGGGTCGGCCCGGGCGCGATGTGCACGACCCGGATGATGACCGGGGTGGGCCGCCCCCAGTTCTCGGCGGTCGCCGAGTGCGCCGCGGCGGCCCGGGAGCTCGGTGGGCACGTGTGGGCGGACGGCGGGGTCCGGCATCCGCGGGACGTGGCGCTCGCGCTGGCGGCGGGCGCGTCGAACGTGATGGTGGGCTCGTGGTTCGCGGGCACCCACGAATCGCCGGGCGAACTGCGCGTCGACGCCGACGGCCACCGCTACAAGGAGAGTTTCGGGATGGCGTCCAAGCGGGCGGTCGCGGCCCGGACCGCATCGGACACCGCGTTCGACCGGGCCCGCAAGGCCCTGTTCGAGGAGGGCATCTCGGCGTCGCGGATGCGACTGGATCCGGACCGGCCGGGGGTGGAGGATCTGCTCGACCACATCTGTTCCGGGGTGCGCAGCACGTGCACGTACGCCGGGGCCCGCACCCTCGACGAGCTGCACGACAAGGCGGTGGTGGGGGTGCAGTCCGCGGCCGGCTTCGCCGAGGGCCGACCACTCCCCACCGGCTGGTGA
- a CDS encoding hemolysin family protein, translating into MDIASIALTTLSLVGFLALTAGTALFVAAEFSLTALERSTVDAHARGGDRRSRQVQHAHRTLSFQLSGAQLGITITTLITGYLAEPVLARFITPLLTAVGLPSGAASGVSLALALIIATSFSMIFGELVPKNLAISRPLPTARATAGLQAGFSLIFKWAINGLNGTANWIVRRLGIEPAEELRSARSPQELGSLVRTSAERGSLDAGTALLVNRSLRFGELSAEELMTPRVKIESLDTDATVTDLIAAASRTGFSRFPIVDGDLDNTVGVVHVKRAFTVPAAQRATTRLVTLAQSVPAVPSTLDGDAVMEQVRADGMQVALVVDEYGGTAGLVTMEDLIEEILGDVRDEHDATEVDVQRVGHSWSCSGLLRTDEISRATGYIAPDGEYDTLGGLVLTCLGRIPAEGDETALPLADGHTPAADERGWIARVLTMDGRRIDRVLLTPVPAIDVATTAEETRRG; encoded by the coding sequence ATGGACATCGCCTCCATCGCACTCACCACGCTCAGCCTGGTCGGCTTCCTCGCCCTGACCGCCGGCACCGCCCTCTTCGTGGCGGCCGAATTCTCCCTGACCGCGCTCGAGCGCAGCACCGTCGACGCCCACGCACGCGGCGGTGACCGCCGCTCCCGGCAGGTCCAGCACGCCCACCGCACCCTGTCGTTCCAGTTGTCCGGCGCCCAGCTGGGTATCACGATCACCACACTGATCACCGGTTACCTGGCCGAGCCGGTCCTGGCCCGGTTCATCACCCCGCTCCTGACCGCGGTCGGCCTGCCGTCCGGTGCCGCGAGCGGCGTCTCGCTGGCACTGGCACTGATCATCGCGACCTCGTTCTCGATGATCTTCGGTGAACTGGTGCCGAAGAACCTGGCAATCTCGCGGCCGCTGCCGACCGCCCGCGCCACCGCCGGCCTACAGGCCGGCTTCTCCCTGATCTTCAAGTGGGCCATCAACGGTCTCAACGGCACCGCGAACTGGATCGTGCGCCGACTCGGCATCGAGCCCGCCGAGGAACTGCGCTCGGCCCGCTCCCCACAGGAACTCGGGTCGCTGGTCCGCACGTCCGCCGAACGCGGCTCCCTCGACGCGGGCACCGCGCTACTGGTCAACCGGTCGCTGCGGTTCGGTGAGCTCAGCGCCGAGGAACTGATGACCCCGCGGGTGAAGATCGAATCCCTCGACACCGACGCCACCGTCACCGACCTGATCGCGGCAGCGTCCCGCACCGGGTTCTCCCGGTTCCCGATCGTCGACGGCGACCTCGACAACACGGTCGGCGTCGTCCACGTCAAACGCGCGTTCACCGTCCCGGCCGCGCAGCGCGCCACCACCCGACTCGTCACCCTCGCCCAGTCCGTGCCGGCGGTCCCCTCGACCCTCGACGGGGACGCGGTGATGGAACAGGTCCGCGCCGACGGCATGCAGGTCGCGCTCGTCGTCGACGAGTACGGCGGCACCGCCGGCCTGGTCACCATGGAGGATCTGATCGAGGAAATCCTCGGCGACGTCCGCGACGAACACGACGCCACCGAGGTCGACGTGCAACGCGTCGGACACAGCTGGTCCTGTTCGGGGCTGCTGCGCACCGACGAGATCTCCCGCGCCACCGGCTACATCGCCCCCGACGGCGAGTACGACACCCTCGGCGGCCTGGTCCTCACCTGCCTGGGCCGGATCCCCGCCGAGGGCGACGAGACGGCACTGCCGCTCGCGGACGGGCACACCCCGGCCGCCGACGAACGCGGCTGGATCGCCCGCGTCCTGACGATGGACGGCCGCCGCATCGACCGGGTGTTGTTGACCCCGGTCCCGGCGATCGACGTCGCCACCACCGCAGAGGAGACGCGCCGTGGGTGA
- a CDS encoding hemolysin family protein encodes MGDLLAVGLTVVLLAGNAFFVGAEFALITARRDRLEALHAQGKKRAATVIEAGQHLSLMLAGAQLGITICSILLGKVGEPAIAHLLEKPMDLLGVPDALLHPIAFTIALSLVVVLHILLGEMVPKNIAIAGPEKSAMLLVPAHLAFIKVVRPLIAFYNITANAILRMMRVEPKDELDATVSALELSEMIGESHTEGLIDEEEHRRLTQALETEGRTVADVLIPSDKMRCVPATAGGTTLGAVEAAVTATGYSRYPVRADDGTLIGYVHVKDILDRVADEAAGPDTAIPRTDIRRLPLISVSLPLDDALAALRRAGAHLGAVIDSSGAVIGIVALEDLVEEFVGTVRDGTHRIDDVVPGQKAV; translated from the coding sequence GTGGGTGACCTGTTGGCCGTGGGACTCACGGTCGTCCTGCTGGCGGGCAACGCGTTCTTCGTCGGCGCCGAGTTCGCCCTCATCACCGCCCGACGGGACCGGCTCGAGGCGCTGCACGCGCAGGGCAAGAAGCGGGCCGCGACCGTCATCGAGGCCGGGCAGCATCTGTCGCTGATGCTCGCGGGCGCCCAGCTGGGCATCACGATCTGCTCGATCCTGCTCGGTAAGGTCGGCGAACCGGCGATCGCGCATCTGCTCGAGAAGCCGATGGACCTGCTCGGGGTGCCGGACGCCCTGCTGCACCCGATCGCGTTCACGATCGCCCTGTCGCTGGTGGTGGTGCTGCACATCCTGCTCGGCGAGATGGTGCCGAAGAACATCGCGATCGCCGGACCGGAGAAGTCGGCGATGCTGCTGGTGCCCGCGCATCTGGCGTTCATCAAGGTGGTGCGCCCGCTGATCGCGTTCTACAACATCACCGCGAACGCGATCCTGCGCATGATGCGGGTGGAACCGAAGGACGAACTCGACGCCACCGTCTCCGCACTCGAACTGTCGGAGATGATCGGCGAATCGCACACCGAGGGCCTGATCGACGAGGAGGAACACCGCCGGCTCACGCAGGCACTCGAGACCGAGGGCCGCACCGTCGCCGACGTGCTCATCCCGTCGGACAAGATGCGCTGCGTCCCGGCCACCGCGGGCGGCACCACCCTCGGGGCGGTCGAGGCGGCGGTCACCGCGACCGGCTACTCGCGGTACCCGGTGCGGGCCGACGACGGCACCCTGATCGGCTACGTGCACGTCAAGGACATCCTCGACCGGGTCGCCGACGAGGCCGCCGGCCCGGACACCGCGATCCCGCGCACCGACATCCGCCGGCTGCCGCTGATCTCGGTGAGCCTGCCGCTCGACGACGCCCTGGCCGCGCTGCGGCGGGCCGGCGCACACCTGGGTGCGGTGATCGACAGCTCGGGCGCGGTGATCGGCATCGTCGCGCTCGAGGACCTGGTGGAGGAGTTCGTCGGCACCGTCCGCGACGGCACCCACCGCATCGACGACGTGGTTCCCGGGCAGAAGGCGGTCTGA
- a CDS encoding 3-methyladenine DNA glycosylase — MVSAVLPEQMWTARRDRHRESVAVLLGPHLQRKAAGTAHPVHDFLFTYYSVRPAQLRRWHPGFGAVLTGAAARPYLTYSGYTGVDGGVTVSPDLLARRRATVEFVAALLSATASRRPHLSCFGLHEWAMVYRGGDDAVRHAQVPLRLGHAGTDAVVESMSLRCTHFDAFRFFTPDAVPRNEVPLAREDQIAHEQPGCLHAGMDLYKWAAKLGPLVDSEIVLDCFRLATEARELDMRASPYDLTGYGYDPVRIETPSGRADYVREQAALAERAAVLRARLLDRCRTLLATD; from the coding sequence ATGGTGTCGGCTGTGCTGCCGGAGCAGATGTGGACCGCCCGACGGGACCGCCACCGCGAGTCGGTGGCGGTCCTGCTGGGGCCGCACCTGCAGCGCAAGGCGGCGGGCACCGCGCATCCGGTGCACGATTTCCTGTTCACCTACTACAGCGTGCGGCCCGCACAGCTGCGCCGCTGGCATCCCGGGTTCGGGGCGGTGCTCACCGGTGCCGCCGCCCGCCCGTATCTCACGTACTCCGGGTACACCGGCGTCGACGGCGGGGTCACCGTCTCCCCCGACCTGCTCGCCCGACGCCGCGCGACGGTCGAGTTCGTCGCCGCGCTGTTGTCGGCGACCGCGTCCCGCCGGCCGCACCTGAGCTGTTTCGGATTGCACGAGTGGGCGATGGTGTACCGCGGCGGCGACGACGCGGTCCGGCACGCGCAGGTGCCGCTGCGGCTCGGACACGCCGGCACCGACGCGGTCGTCGAATCGATGTCGTTGCGCTGCACCCATTTCGACGCGTTCCGGTTCTTCACCCCCGACGCGGTGCCCCGCAACGAGGTCCCGCTCGCCCGGGAGGACCAGATCGCCCACGAGCAGCCGGGCTGCCTGCACGCGGGCATGGACCTGTACAAGTGGGCGGCCAAGCTCGGCCCGCTGGTCGACTCCGAGATCGTCCTCGACTGTTTCCGGCTGGCAACGGAAGCGCGGGAACTGGACATGCGGGCCAGCCCGTACGACCTCACCGGGTACGGCTACGACCCGGTCCGGATCGAAACCCCGTCCGGCCGGGCCGACTACGTGCGCGAACAGGCGGCCCTCGCGGAGCGGGCCGCGGTGCTGCGCGCACGACTCCTGGACCGGTGCCGGACCCTCCTGGCGACCGACTAG